A genome region from Primulina eburnea isolate SZY01 chromosome 9, ASM2296580v1, whole genome shotgun sequence includes the following:
- the LOC140841285 gene encoding uncharacterized protein isoform X1 — protein MMGCNGCVLRWTDIEPWIQDYDRIQSMAVKLIYAQIGCALIGSLGAFFNAVLLVNLGVSLFALFAIESSSQSLARTYAVLLFCSIFLDVFWFILFSRDIWRMPSETFGTFVTFSVKLTLTMQIIGFSVRLSSSLLWLQMYRLGVSYIDNSNLRDTDSDLRNNFLSPPTPSVVRRPSGSDDAIGGSIYDPAYYSSLFEDGKDESYLCGGGQCHGISVVESASSA, from the exons atgatggGCTGTAATGGATGTGTGTTGAGGTGGACAGATATCGAGCCGTGGATTCAAGACTATGACAGGATTCAGTCTATGGCAGTGAAACTCATCTACGCTCAGATTGGGTGCGCATTGATTGGATCGCTTGGAGCGTTCTTCAACGCCGTGCTGCTTGTGAATTTGGGGGTTTCTTTGTTCGCGCTCTTTGCCATTGAGAGCAGCAGCCAGAGCCTCGCTAGGACGTACGCTGTCCTCCTTTTCTGCTCCATATTTCTTGATGTTTTTTGGTTCATTCTCTTCTCTCGCGATATCTG GCGCATGCCATCTGAGACATTTGGAACCTTTGTTACCTTTTCTGTGAAGCTCACCCTTACAATGCAAATCATTGGCTTTTCTGTAAGGTTATCATCTTCGTTGTTATGGCTACAGATGTACAGACTTGGTGTTTCCTACATAGACAACTCAAATTTACGAGATACAGACTCTGATTTGAGAAATAATTTTCTCAGTCCTCCAACTCCTTCAGTTGTTAGACGTCCTTCTGGTTCTGATGATGCTATTGGGGGCTCGATATATGATCCTGCATATTACTCGTCTCTTTTTGAGGATGGAAAAGATGAGAGTTACTTATGTGGG
- the LOC140841285 gene encoding uncharacterized protein isoform X4, with product MMGCNGCVLRWTDIEPWIQDYDRIQSMAVKLIYAQIGCALIGSLGAFFNAVLLVNLGVSLFALFAIESSSQSLARTRMPSETFGTFVTFSVKLTLTMQIIGFSVSPPTPSVVRRPSGSDDAIGGSIYDPAYYSSLFEDGKDESYLCGGGQCHGISVVESASSA from the exons atgatggGCTGTAATGGATGTGTGTTGAGGTGGACAGATATCGAGCCGTGGATTCAAGACTATGACAGGATTCAGTCTATGGCAGTGAAACTCATCTACGCTCAGATTGGGTGCGCATTGATTGGATCGCTTGGAGCGTTCTTCAACGCCGTGCTGCTTGTGAATTTGGGGGTTTCTTTGTTCGCGCTCTTTGCCATTGAGAGCAGCAGCCAGAGCCTCGCTAGGAC GCGCATGCCATCTGAGACATTTGGAACCTTTGTTACCTTTTCTGTGAAGCTCACCCTTACAATGCAAATCATTGGCTTTTCTGTAAG TCCTCCAACTCCTTCAGTTGTTAGACGTCCTTCTGGTTCTGATGATGCTATTGGGGGCTCGATATATGATCCTGCATATTACTCGTCTCTTTTTGAGGATGGAAAAGATGAGAGTTACTTATGTGGG
- the LOC140841285 gene encoding uncharacterized protein isoform X3: MMGCNGCVLRWTDIEPWIQDYDRIQSMAVKLIYAQIGCALIGSLGAFFNAVLLVNLGVSLFALFAIESSSQSLARTYAVLLFCSIFLDVFWFILFSRDIWRMPSETFGTFVTFSVKLTLTMQIIGFSVSPPTPSVVRRPSGSDDAIGGSIYDPAYYSSLFEDGKDESYLCGGGQCHGISVVESASSA, encoded by the exons atgatggGCTGTAATGGATGTGTGTTGAGGTGGACAGATATCGAGCCGTGGATTCAAGACTATGACAGGATTCAGTCTATGGCAGTGAAACTCATCTACGCTCAGATTGGGTGCGCATTGATTGGATCGCTTGGAGCGTTCTTCAACGCCGTGCTGCTTGTGAATTTGGGGGTTTCTTTGTTCGCGCTCTTTGCCATTGAGAGCAGCAGCCAGAGCCTCGCTAGGACGTACGCTGTCCTCCTTTTCTGCTCCATATTTCTTGATGTTTTTTGGTTCATTCTCTTCTCTCGCGATATCTG GCGCATGCCATCTGAGACATTTGGAACCTTTGTTACCTTTTCTGTGAAGCTCACCCTTACAATGCAAATCATTGGCTTTTCTGTAAG TCCTCCAACTCCTTCAGTTGTTAGACGTCCTTCTGGTTCTGATGATGCTATTGGGGGCTCGATATATGATCCTGCATATTACTCGTCTCTTTTTGAGGATGGAAAAGATGAGAGTTACTTATGTGGG
- the LOC140841285 gene encoding uncharacterized protein isoform X2, with translation MMGCNGCVLRWTDIEPWIQDYDRIQSMAVKLIYAQIGCALIGSLGAFFNAVLLVNLGVSLFALFAIESSSQSLARTRMPSETFGTFVTFSVKLTLTMQIIGFSVRLSSSLLWLQMYRLGVSYIDNSNLRDTDSDLRNNFLSPPTPSVVRRPSGSDDAIGGSIYDPAYYSSLFEDGKDESYLCGGGQCHGISVVESASSA, from the exons atgatggGCTGTAATGGATGTGTGTTGAGGTGGACAGATATCGAGCCGTGGATTCAAGACTATGACAGGATTCAGTCTATGGCAGTGAAACTCATCTACGCTCAGATTGGGTGCGCATTGATTGGATCGCTTGGAGCGTTCTTCAACGCCGTGCTGCTTGTGAATTTGGGGGTTTCTTTGTTCGCGCTCTTTGCCATTGAGAGCAGCAGCCAGAGCCTCGCTAGGAC GCGCATGCCATCTGAGACATTTGGAACCTTTGTTACCTTTTCTGTGAAGCTCACCCTTACAATGCAAATCATTGGCTTTTCTGTAAGGTTATCATCTTCGTTGTTATGGCTACAGATGTACAGACTTGGTGTTTCCTACATAGACAACTCAAATTTACGAGATACAGACTCTGATTTGAGAAATAATTTTCTCAGTCCTCCAACTCCTTCAGTTGTTAGACGTCCTTCTGGTTCTGATGATGCTATTGGGGGCTCGATATATGATCCTGCATATTACTCGTCTCTTTTTGAGGATGGAAAAGATGAGAGTTACTTATGTGGG